In Salisediminibacterium beveridgei, one DNA window encodes the following:
- a CDS encoding carbohydrate ABC transporter permease, which produces MGKDKKKKFQLNEKQLGYMMVLPALILIAAVTLWPVAQSFYNSMFDYRLNDPTRNQTNVNYQVDLEAYVNNFFYLERDLGDAAESVTEPEFQTSIENSIEEIQSAHADLVEQFPDAYEEVDELLMSFEPVRDSDLRYQTLENDFAREYRDLIVDLQDEMEGYRDQLEDDAADDYLADASSSLRQMERSLIEPNFIGLSNYGKYLTDGRMWQSLWNTTFFTVISVFFELTIGLAVALVINRAFIGRGAVRAAVLIPWAIPTAVSAMMWSYLYDGQFGIVAHYFAQLGLISDSSVLLSTGSGAMFSIILADVWKTMPYMALLLLAGLQTISESLYEAAEVDGAGKFQQFVYITLPMLKSAILVALLFRTLDAFRVFDLIYVLTGGGPANSTESISVYAYQVLFAQQNFGEGSVLSVIVFVSIAIISIIFIKLIGSELFEGRVKK; this is translated from the coding sequence ATGGGCAAAGATAAAAAGAAAAAATTCCAGCTGAATGAAAAACAACTGGGGTATATGATGGTCCTGCCTGCACTGATCCTGATCGCAGCGGTAACCCTGTGGCCCGTCGCCCAGTCGTTTTACAACAGTATGTTTGATTATCGTCTGAACGACCCGACCAGGAACCAGACGAATGTGAATTACCAGGTCGATTTAGAGGCCTATGTCAATAACTTTTTCTACTTGGAGCGGGATTTAGGGGATGCGGCGGAAAGCGTGACGGAACCTGAGTTTCAGACATCCATTGAAAACTCAATCGAGGAGATTCAGTCGGCTCACGCAGATCTCGTCGAACAGTTTCCGGATGCCTATGAAGAAGTGGATGAACTGTTAATGTCCTTTGAACCTGTAAGGGACTCGGATTTACGTTATCAGACGCTTGAAAATGATTTTGCAAGGGAATACCGCGATTTGATTGTGGATCTTCAAGATGAGATGGAAGGCTACCGTGATCAGCTCGAAGACGATGCGGCTGATGATTACCTGGCTGATGCCTCGTCTTCTCTCAGGCAGATGGAGCGTTCACTCATCGAACCAAACTTTATCGGTCTGTCGAATTACGGGAAGTACTTAACGGATGGCAGGATGTGGCAATCGTTATGGAATACAACGTTCTTTACCGTCATTTCCGTCTTTTTTGAATTAACCATCGGTCTTGCGGTGGCGCTGGTCATTAACCGTGCCTTCATCGGGCGGGGGGCAGTCCGTGCAGCCGTCCTGATTCCGTGGGCAATCCCGACAGCGGTCAGCGCGATGATGTGGAGTTACCTGTATGATGGGCAATTCGGTATCGTTGCCCACTATTTTGCACAGCTCGGACTCATATCGGATTCCTCGGTCCTCTTAAGTACAGGTTCCGGGGCCATGTTCTCGATTATCCTGGCTGACGTCTGGAAGACGATGCCGTATATGGCTTTGCTCCTGTTGGCCGGCCTGCAGACGATTTCCGAGTCACTCTATGAAGCGGCTGAAGTGGACGGTGCCGGGAAATTCCAGCAATTCGTCTACATTACCTTGCCGATGTTGAAATCAGCGATTCTGGTCGCCTTGTTGTTCAGAACACTGGACGCCTTCCGGGTGTTCGACTTGATTTATGTTCTGACTGGCGGTGGACCTGCCAACAGTACAGAGTCCATCTCGGTTTACGCCTATCAGGTGCTCTTTGCGCAACAGAACTTCGGTGAAGGTTCCGTCTTGTCCGTGATCGTCTTCGTCTCCATTGCCATCATCAGCATCATCTTTATCAAGCTGATTGGTTCGGAGCTGTTCGAAGGCAGAGTGAAAAAATAA
- the pstA gene encoding phosphate ABC transporter permease PstA, protein MNKKKMRTEKIWFSIMGFFAAMTVVALGLLLFSIIREGASVLSWSFITEAPRRNMTEGGIWPALVGTFYVSSLTVMISVPVGIGAAIYLNEYASQGPIVRLIRLSIRNLAGVPSIVYGLFGLGIFASFLQIGVGLITAAITLAIMVLPWVITASEEALKAVPTSFREGGLALGATKWQTIRQLVLPSAIPGMMTGSILGLARAAGETAPIILTGAAYYSRNLPTELTDSFMALPYHLYILATQHAQASAVRPIAYGTALVLIILVILLNLTAIIIRNRFRRRNEAL, encoded by the coding sequence ATGAATAAGAAAAAAATGCGAACAGAGAAAATCTGGTTTTCCATCATGGGTTTTTTCGCAGCGATGACCGTTGTTGCCCTGGGACTCCTGTTGTTTTCGATCATCAGAGAAGGTGCATCGGTTTTAAGCTGGTCCTTTATCACGGAAGCGCCGAGACGAAACATGACGGAAGGAGGCATCTGGCCTGCCCTCGTGGGAACGTTCTATGTGTCCTCGCTGACCGTTATGATCTCCGTGCCTGTTGGAATCGGTGCGGCGATTTATCTGAACGAATATGCCTCGCAAGGGCCCATTGTCCGCTTGATCCGGTTGAGTATCCGGAATCTGGCCGGGGTTCCTTCGATTGTCTATGGTCTGTTTGGACTCGGGATCTTCGCCAGTTTTCTGCAAATCGGGGTCGGTTTGATCACGGCCGCCATCACTCTGGCGATTATGGTGTTACCGTGGGTCATTACTGCTTCTGAAGAAGCCCTGAAGGCAGTCCCCACCTCGTTTCGCGAGGGCGGTCTGGCACTGGGAGCGACGAAATGGCAGACGATCCGGCAGCTCGTTTTACCATCTGCAATTCCCGGAATGATGACCGGTTCCATTTTAGGGCTTGCGCGCGCTGCAGGAGAGACGGCACCGATTATCTTAACGGGTGCCGCGTATTACTCAAGGAATTTGCCGACGGAACTGACAGACAGCTTTATGGCACTGCCATATCATTTGTATATTCTGGCAACGCAGCATGCGCAGGCGAGTGCAGTGAGACCGATAGCGTATGGCACAGCGCTTGTTCTGATCATACTGGTCATTCTGTTGAACCTGACTGCGATCATCATCCGTAACCGGTTCAGACGACGCAACGAAGCGTTATAA
- the pstC gene encoding phosphate ABC transporter permease subunit PstC gives MGLPLEQDNDGTEKDLNVVTKEKLTQRSFKSNVLDYVMEKVFLVFGFIAVFVLFLILFFLVREGSGALREVGIVEYLTGIRWYPSSPQEAGYGALPFIMSSVMVTLGALIIAIPWGIFTAIFIAEIAPRRVREILKPAVEILAIFPSVILGFIALVILSPIIAHLFNLSNGLTALTASLILSVMALPTIISIAEDSLKSVPKDYREAAYALGASRWETIKMITAPAAKSGIMAGVMLGFGRAVGETMTVLMAAGNAIDMPLREFFGIVVPDFLTSVRTLTANIAIEGSDVSWGSLHYSSLFVLALILFVITFIVNMVADYLINKQRRKLGNE, from the coding sequence ATGGGATTGCCACTTGAGCAAGATAACGATGGGACCGAAAAGGATCTCAATGTCGTCACAAAAGAAAAATTGACACAACGATCATTCAAATCCAATGTGCTCGATTACGTAATGGAAAAAGTGTTTCTCGTTTTCGGGTTTATCGCGGTATTTGTATTATTCCTGATTTTATTTTTTCTGGTCAGGGAAGGCTCCGGTGCCTTACGGGAAGTAGGCATTGTTGAATACTTGACCGGCATCAGATGGTATCCCTCTTCTCCGCAGGAAGCGGGCTACGGGGCACTGCCGTTTATTATGAGTTCCGTCATGGTTACCCTGGGCGCGCTCATTATTGCGATTCCGTGGGGGATCTTTACAGCAATCTTTATTGCAGAAATTGCCCCGAGGCGTGTGAGAGAGATTTTAAAACCGGCGGTGGAGATCCTGGCGATTTTTCCGTCGGTGATCCTTGGGTTTATTGCACTGGTGATCTTGTCACCGATCATTGCGCATCTTTTTAATCTGTCCAATGGTCTCACGGCGCTGACCGCCTCGCTGATTTTGTCAGTCATGGCATTGCCGACGATTATCAGTATCGCAGAAGACTCGTTGAAAAGTGTCCCGAAAGATTACCGGGAAGCAGCTTATGCATTGGGTGCGTCCCGTTGGGAAACGATCAAAATGATCACAGCCCCCGCAGCAAAATCAGGTATTATGGCCGGTGTCATGCTCGGGTTTGGCCGGGCCGTCGGGGAGACGATGACGGTGCTCATGGCTGCAGGTAACGCCATTGACATGCCGCTCCGTGAATTTTTCGGCATCGTTGTACCGGACTTTCTGACATCTGTGCGGACATTGACAGCCAACATCGCCATTGAAGGGTCGGATGTGTCATGGGGAAGCCTCCATTACAGTTCGCTGTTTGTCCTTGCCCTTATCCTTTTTGTCATCACGTTCATTGTCAATATGGTCGCAGATTATCTGATCAATAAGCAAAGGAGGAAACTGGGCAATGAATAA
- the rpmA gene encoding 50S ribosomal protein L27 — MFLKLDLQYFAQKKGVGSTKNGRDSISKRLGTKTGDGQTVTGGSILVRQRGTKIYPGVNVGIGGDDTLFAKADGIVKFERVGRSRKRVSVYPVAQEA; from the coding sequence ATGTTCTTGAAGTTGGATCTTCAGTATTTCGCCCAGAAAAAAGGGGTAGGTAGTACAAAAAACGGTCGTGACTCGATCTCCAAACGTCTTGGTACCAAGACTGGTGATGGACAGACTGTAACTGGCGGCTCAATTCTCGTCCGTCAGCGAGGAACGAAAATTTATCCAGGCGTCAACGTAGGGATCGGCGGAGACGACACGCTTTTTGCAAAAGCCGACGGCATTGTAAAATTCGAACGTGTTGGACGCAGCCGTAAGCGCGTCAGCGTATACCCTGTTGCCCAGGAAGCATAA
- a CDS encoding ribosomal-processing cysteine protease Prp, producing MIQVHFERTSVGTIHSFTMDGHADSGPYGFDLVCAGASAVSFGAVNAIAEVAGVDLNVDMRDNGGFLRCAVPSDLEESVSEKVQILLEGLRISLKTMEEQYSRFIHVTDVN from the coding sequence ATGATACAAGTTCATTTTGAACGTACATCCGTTGGGACCATTCACTCATTTACCATGGACGGTCACGCCGATTCCGGGCCTTATGGCTTCGATCTCGTCTGTGCCGGCGCATCTGCTGTCTCTTTTGGAGCAGTGAATGCCATTGCAGAAGTGGCAGGCGTTGATTTGAATGTAGACATGAGAGACAATGGCGGATTTCTACGCTGCGCTGTTCCTTCAGATCTTGAAGAGTCAGTCAGTGAAAAAGTCCAGATACTGCTTGAAGGATTACGGATTTCATTGAAAACAATGGAAGAGCAGTACAGCCGATTCATACACGTAACCGATGTAAACTGA
- a CDS encoding MBL fold metallo-hydrolase, with the protein MDVTIVGYWGAYPAADSATSCYLIEEGETRILLDCGSGCVSHLQKFIDLNKLDAVFISHEHADHTADLGVLAYSRLIGMQLNYTHHPIEFFVHETAMAWANSYQKDPYTDLKTYSEENRLTYGNLSLEFCKGKHKVDSYAMKITSNVTGGTLVYTADTSYSPEIETFAAKSDLLLAECSFYEGQNGELFGHMTSKDCGILARKSETKKMILTHLPHFGNHPELIAEAKKEFTGDIILAKDNDQYQI; encoded by the coding sequence ATGGATGTGACAATCGTCGGATATTGGGGTGCTTATCCTGCTGCAGACAGTGCGACCAGCTGTTATCTGATTGAAGAAGGAGAGACGCGCATTCTGCTCGACTGTGGCAGTGGCTGCGTTTCCCATTTACAGAAATTTATCGATTTGAATAAGCTCGATGCAGTCTTTATCAGCCATGAGCATGCAGACCACACGGCGGATCTGGGTGTTTTAGCCTATAGCAGGCTGATTGGCATGCAGTTGAACTACACGCATCATCCCATTGAATTTTTTGTTCATGAGACCGCGATGGCATGGGCAAACAGCTATCAAAAAGATCCCTATACGGACTTGAAGACCTACAGCGAAGAGAACAGACTGACTTACGGGAATCTGAGTCTGGAATTTTGCAAAGGGAAACATAAAGTGGACAGTTATGCGATGAAGATCACGTCAAACGTGACAGGCGGAACGCTCGTATACACAGCAGATACGTCATACAGTCCAGAGATTGAAACCTTCGCAGCCAAAAGTGATCTGCTGCTCGCTGAATGCAGCTTTTATGAAGGGCAAAACGGTGAGCTGTTCGGTCATATGACCAGTAAAGATTGCGGCATTCTCGCCAGAAAAAGCGAAACGAAAAAAATGATTCTGACCCATCTCCCGCACTTTGGAAACCATCCGGAACTGATCGCCGAGGCGAAAAAAGAATTCACCGGAGACATCATTCTGGCAAAGGACAACGACCAATATCAGATCTGA
- a CDS encoding carbohydrate ABC transporter permease: protein MRKKAGVGFYVFLSLFIFVIMFPFLWVFLTSIKPTGELFGGFNWFTANPTIASYESAITTRPLFLYIWNSTVVSTLTTVLAISVASLAAYALTRLPIKFKGTILGIVLAAAMFPQIAIISPIFNLIQGLGLRNSYIGLVIPYITISLPLAIWILSTFFQKIPFELEESAKLDGATPFQTFRKIIFPLAAPGVFTTAILVFIAAWNEFLFALTINSADSWRTIPVGLSMYQSQYTVPWGDITAATVMVTIPIVIVVLIFQRRIVAGLTSGSVKE, encoded by the coding sequence ATGCGAAAAAAAGCAGGTGTCGGCTTTTATGTCTTTCTGAGCTTGTTCATCTTCGTGATCATGTTCCCATTTCTATGGGTCTTCCTGACATCGATCAAGCCGACTGGTGAATTATTTGGCGGTTTTAACTGGTTTACAGCCAATCCGACGATTGCATCTTATGAAAGTGCCATCACGACACGGCCATTGTTTCTCTATATCTGGAACAGTACGGTTGTATCCACACTGACAACGGTTCTCGCGATCAGCGTAGCCTCTTTGGCAGCCTATGCGCTGACGCGTCTGCCGATCAAATTTAAAGGAACGATTCTCGGGATTGTGCTCGCTGCGGCGATGTTTCCGCAGATTGCGATTATTTCCCCGATCTTTAACCTGATTCAGGGACTGGGCCTGCGTAACAGCTACATCGGCCTCGTCATTCCCTATATCACGATCAGCTTGCCGCTCGCGATTTGGATCTTGTCGACATTCTTCCAAAAGATTCCTTTTGAATTGGAAGAATCGGCAAAGCTCGACGGTGCAACGCCTTTTCAAACGTTCCGTAAGATCATCTTTCCACTGGCAGCCCCCGGGGTCTTCACCACCGCGATCCTGGTGTTTATCGCAGCCTGGAATGAATTCCTGTTTGCCCTGACGATCAACTCGGCTGACAGCTGGCGCACGATCCCGGTTGGTCTCAGTATGTATCAGTCACAGTACACGGTTCCGTGGGGTGACATTACCGCAGCAACGGTTATGGTGACCATTCCGATTGTGATTGTGGTTCTGATCTTCCAACGACGCATCGTGGCAGGTCTGACCAGTGGTTCAGTAAAAGAATAG
- a CDS encoding PstS family phosphate ABC transporter substrate-binding protein, giving the protein MKKYALTVVFGALLMTTACGNNDGDTAGAANDNGNNNGNGNGEDGPEGYLEIRGSDTMVNLGQAFAEEYMDYNVKGDVSVTGGGSGTGVAAMINNEVDIAQSSRPMTEDEMAEAEANGAEPHEFIVGQDGLAVAVHNDNPIDDLTVQQVKDIFTGKMTDWSEVGWDEGGEMSIYSRQSNSGTYVYFNENVMDGEDFASGAKFMPGSSAIREAIEQEENAIGYIGIGYIEGIDALNIANDEESDYVTPFEESNVDEGTYPIARPLYFYVNGSPEGIMLDYLDFVIKSETADDVRYDTGFYQIGSHNQEQNQQAYETLGLDW; this is encoded by the coding sequence ATGAAAAAGTATGCATTAACAGTGGTATTTGGCGCATTGCTTATGACAACAGCGTGCGGGAACAACGACGGTGACACAGCAGGTGCTGCCAACGACAACGGAAATAACAACGGTAACGGTAATGGTGAGGACGGTCCTGAAGGCTATCTGGAGATCAGAGGATCGGATACGATGGTGAACTTGGGACAGGCTTTTGCCGAAGAGTACATGGATTATAACGTAAAAGGTGACGTATCCGTTACCGGTGGCGGATCGGGTACAGGTGTAGCCGCGATGATCAATAACGAAGTGGATATCGCCCAGTCATCCCGCCCGATGACAGAGGATGAGATGGCTGAAGCTGAAGCCAATGGCGCGGAACCGCATGAATTCATCGTCGGTCAGGACGGTCTGGCAGTGGCAGTCCATAACGATAACCCGATTGATGATTTGACAGTCCAGCAGGTGAAAGATATCTTCACCGGCAAGATGACCGACTGGTCCGAAGTTGGCTGGGACGAAGGTGGCGAGATGTCCATCTACTCGAGACAATCCAATTCCGGCACGTACGTCTATTTTAACGAGAATGTGATGGATGGTGAGGATTTTGCATCAGGTGCCAAATTCATGCCGGGTTCTTCAGCCATTCGAGAAGCGATTGAGCAAGAGGAGAATGCGATTGGCTATATCGGAATAGGTTACATCGAAGGGATCGACGCTTTGAACATTGCAAACGACGAGGAAAGTGACTACGTGACACCGTTTGAAGAGTCCAATGTGGATGAAGGAACGTACCCGATTGCAAGACCGCTTTATTTCTATGTCAACGGTTCACCTGAAGGCATTATGCTGGACTACCTTGATTTCGTCATCAAGTCAGAGACAGCGGATGATGTCCGGTATGATACCGGTTTTTATCAAATCGGATCGCACAATCAGGAACAAAATCAACAAGCTTACGAAACGCTGGGTCTTGACTGGTAA
- a CDS encoding Rne/Rng family ribonuclease: MSRTIALHRGLFDLRGAVLENERIVEWLMDQTQSETEPGMLVIGQVEAIHDGMEAAFVDIGSGKRAYLNKTELKSWHHREEGQEPAISSLVTKGAYLLLEITRAGTDTKGPKVTEMISFPGKYSVYLPFSSYIAVSKKMSSNRTRETWREWGKKAVSEPEGMIIRTHAEGEAKETIAEEIKLLQEKYQEVETAFHQGGGKAGTVLFDPSRLLARVARDYLTAEDTQVLTDHHDDYRWLKRERQVIQEGAAVNFSKRSLSEVFGFDQAMHQTLRPYVWLPNGGSILIEATEAMTVVDVNSGRYTGKENLRQTAYITNLAAAKVIARELRLRDVSGIVLIDFIDMEEDQHREDVVKTLKEACKKDRTMVQVAGFTSLGLVEMTRKKTRASLQERLLDTCGICQGKGDVPGEAERLYQCGEALMKAGLDGTEAIWLEVNPSLLEEINHRFGDVHEAVTGGLTAAVYVTSDAGEPAFSIRMTAENEDAVKERIERQEKPWIRL; encoded by the coding sequence ATGAGCAGAACCATTGCCCTGCATCGCGGACTGTTTGATCTTAGGGGTGCAGTACTTGAAAATGAACGGATTGTGGAATGGCTGATGGATCAGACTCAGAGTGAGACGGAGCCAGGGATGCTCGTGATCGGTCAGGTCGAGGCTATTCATGATGGTATGGAAGCGGCTTTTGTGGATATCGGATCCGGAAAACGCGCTTATTTGAATAAGACGGAATTAAAGAGCTGGCACCACCGTGAGGAGGGGCAGGAACCTGCCATCTCATCGCTGGTGACAAAAGGCGCTTACCTGCTCCTTGAGATCACCCGCGCAGGAACGGATACGAAAGGACCGAAAGTGACCGAGATGATTTCATTTCCAGGGAAATATTCGGTCTATCTGCCCTTCAGTTCCTACATTGCCGTCTCAAAGAAAATGTCATCGAACCGCACACGGGAGACCTGGCGGGAGTGGGGGAAAAAGGCGGTGTCGGAACCGGAAGGGATGATTATCCGCACCCATGCGGAAGGCGAAGCAAAAGAGACGATTGCCGAGGAAATCAAGCTGTTACAAGAAAAGTACCAAGAGGTGGAAACAGCCTTTCATCAGGGCGGTGGTAAAGCAGGCACTGTCTTGTTTGATCCGTCCAGGCTCCTGGCCAGAGTGGCGAGGGACTACCTCACAGCGGAAGATACACAGGTCCTCACCGATCATCATGACGATTACCGGTGGCTGAAAAGAGAGCGTCAAGTGATTCAGGAAGGGGCTGCCGTCAACTTTTCCAAACGAAGTCTGTCTGAAGTATTCGGCTTTGATCAGGCGATGCATCAGACCCTTCGCCCGTATGTATGGCTCCCGAATGGCGGATCGATTCTCATCGAGGCGACCGAAGCCATGACCGTGGTGGATGTGAACAGCGGCCGGTACACAGGGAAAGAGAACTTGCGGCAGACCGCTTACATCACGAACCTGGCAGCGGCGAAAGTCATAGCAAGAGAACTTCGGCTGAGGGACGTAAGCGGCATTGTTTTGATTGATTTCATTGATATGGAGGAAGACCAGCACCGCGAAGACGTTGTAAAGACGTTGAAAGAAGCCTGTAAAAAGGATCGGACGATGGTTCAGGTGGCCGGATTCACGTCCCTTGGCCTGGTGGAAATGACCCGTAAAAAGACCCGCGCATCGCTGCAGGAACGATTGCTGGATACGTGCGGCATCTGCCAAGGCAAAGGAGATGTGCCCGGCGAAGCAGAAAGGCTTTATCAATGCGGTGAGGCACTGATGAAAGCCGGTCTTGACGGTACCGAAGCGATCTGGCTGGAGGTGAACCCCTCGTTGCTCGAAGAAATCAATCATCGATTCGGTGACGTTCATGAAGCAGTGACGGGTGGATTAACCGCGGCCGTCTACGTGACGTCGGATGCCGGGGAACCTGCTTTTTCCATTCGCATGACCGCGGAAAATGAGGACGCGGTCAAAGAACGGATCGAACGGCAGGAAAAGCCGTGGATCAGACTGTAA
- the rplU gene encoding 50S ribosomal protein L21, translating to MYAIIETGGKQVKVTEGQEVYIEKVDGTVGDTVTFDRVIFVGGDAAKVGSPLVDGATVTAKVEKQGRAKKLTVFKYKAKKNYRRKQGHRQPYTKVTIDKINA from the coding sequence ATGTACGCAATTATTGAAACTGGTGGTAAGCAAGTGAAAGTAACGGAAGGCCAGGAAGTTTACATCGAAAAAGTGGACGGAACCGTTGGTGACACTGTCACATTCGACCGTGTAATCTTTGTCGGTGGCGACGCGGCCAAAGTGGGATCCCCACTCGTGGATGGAGCAACAGTTACAGCCAAAGTTGAAAAGCAGGGACGCGCGAAGAAGCTGACTGTATTCAAGTATAAGGCGAAAAAGAACTACCGTCGTAAGCAGGGTCACCGTCAGCCTTACACAAAAGTAACGATTGATAAGATCAACGCGTAA
- a CDS encoding LacI family DNA-binding transcriptional regulator, translating to MATIKEVAKRTGMSPTTVSRVINNHPYVDDKKRKIVLEAMDELGYVPNSSARRLRGQKTNTIAVIISRIVNPFFSHLVDAMEMIAGERGYQLILCDSRLDKERELRHLELLKAKQVDGVILASLQNDWETIKPFTKYGPIVMCNEYDRRAEVPMVRCNQLEGGYIGTRHLIDKGHTKIAYAGGADRIELTRDRWHGFQKAMEESGLTIPQEWTFPSFYGIEDGKNIFHRIYAMQDGPTAIFAGGDEVAAGIIKEAKRFHCRVPDDLAVVGYDDQPLASLIDPGITTIHQPMQLMGTRAMEIMVDMIKNQRNVTFREDILPLELVIRQST from the coding sequence ATGGCTACAATCAAAGAAGTTGCAAAACGTACTGGTATGTCTCCCACGACCGTATCCAGAGTCATAAATAATCACCCTTATGTAGATGATAAGAAACGCAAAATTGTCCTGGAAGCAATGGATGAGCTGGGTTACGTACCGAACTCATCAGCACGCAGATTGCGGGGACAGAAGACGAATACAATCGCTGTCATTATTTCAAGAATCGTCAACCCATTCTTCAGTCATCTCGTGGATGCGATGGAAATGATTGCAGGTGAACGCGGCTACCAGCTGATTCTCTGCGATTCCAGGCTTGATAAAGAACGGGAACTTCGTCACCTTGAACTGTTGAAGGCAAAACAGGTGGACGGTGTCATTCTCGCTTCACTTCAAAATGACTGGGAAACGATTAAACCTTTCACCAAATACGGTCCGATTGTCATGTGTAACGAATACGACCGCAGAGCTGAGGTCCCGATGGTCCGATGCAATCAGCTTGAAGGCGGCTATATCGGGACACGTCACCTGATCGATAAAGGGCACACAAAGATTGCCTATGCAGGCGGCGCAGACCGGATTGAATTAACGAGGGACCGGTGGCACGGGTTCCAAAAAGCAATGGAGGAAAGTGGCTTAACGATCCCGCAGGAATGGACGTTTCCGAGTTTTTATGGCATTGAAGATGGAAAGAATATTTTCCACCGGATCTATGCGATGCAAGATGGCCCCACTGCAATTTTCGCAGGGGGAGACGAAGTGGCAGCAGGTATTATCAAAGAGGCCAAACGGTTTCATTGCCGTGTGCCGGACGATCTGGCAGTGGTCGGTTATGACGATCAGCCGTTGGCGAGCCTGATTGATCCTGGCATTACGACGATCCATCAGCCGATGCAACTCATGGGAACAAGGGCGATGGAAATCATGGTCGACATGATCAAAAACCAGCGCAACGTGACGTTTAGAGAAGATATTCTGCCATTGGAATTAGTGATCCGTCAGTCGACCTGA